From Jeotgalibaca dankookensis, one genomic window encodes:
- a CDS encoding 3'-5' exoribonuclease YhaM family protein: MTKKIYEHEVDEPVDIFMLIKGADVRKAKNNKPYIAFTFQDKSGQIDGKFWDAKEDEIERFQAGTVVKVTGKREVYQNNPQLRITKLRPIQAGEPYTPDMFMERAPLRAEEMVDEINETLFEITNAPINRIVRHILNKYHKDFFEFPAAKRHHHAFPGGLGFHTISMLRLAKTIVRDYPGIDPSLLYGGVILHDIGKTIELTGSMATEYTLKGNLIGHIVLMDEEITKACETLKINEDNESVILLKHVVLAHHGKLEFGSPVLAHVMEAEIIHHLDMLDASINMIDTALQRTEEGTFSERIFGLGNRTFYKPKGQTKPQED, encoded by the coding sequence ATGACAAAGAAAATATATGAACATGAAGTAGATGAACCCGTAGATATTTTTATGTTAATAAAAGGTGCCGATGTTAGAAAAGCTAAAAATAACAAGCCCTATATTGCTTTTACTTTTCAAGATAAAAGTGGGCAAATAGATGGAAAGTTTTGGGACGCCAAGGAAGATGAAATTGAACGTTTTCAAGCGGGGACGGTTGTTAAAGTCACAGGAAAACGCGAAGTTTATCAAAATAACCCACAGTTACGGATCACAAAGCTAAGACCGATTCAAGCGGGTGAACCCTATACACCGGATATGTTTATGGAACGTGCCCCTTTGCGGGCGGAGGAGATGGTAGACGAAATCAATGAGACCTTATTTGAAATTACTAACGCGCCGATTAACCGGATTGTTCGTCATATTTTAAATAAGTATCATAAAGATTTCTTTGAGTTTCCAGCCGCTAAGCGTCATCATCACGCTTTTCCAGGGGGTCTTGGCTTCCACACGATTTCCATGCTTCGCTTAGCTAAAACAATCGTCCGTGACTATCCAGGAATTGACCCATCACTTCTTTACGGTGGTGTTATCCTTCACGATATAGGTAAAACCATTGAACTCACTGGCAGTATGGCAACAGAATATACCTTGAAAGGTAATTTGATTGGTCATATTGTCTTAATGGATGAAGAAATTACAAAAGCATGCGAAACCTTGAAAATAAATGAAGATAACGAATCGGTAATTTTGCTGAAGCATGTTGTGCTTGCTCATCACGGCAAGCTTGAATTTGGATCGCCTGTACTGGCTCATGTCATGGAAGCAGAAATTATTCATCACTTAGATATGTTGGATGCTTCAATCAACATGATTGACACAGCTTTACAACGCACAGAAGAAGGAACCTTCAGTGAACGTATTTTCGGTTTAGGGAACCGTACTTTTTACAAACCTAAAGGCCAAACGAAACCGCAAGAAGATTAA
- a CDS encoding peptidylprolyl isomerase, whose translation MNKIVLSALTLATAATLAGCSDESEAVATAPGGDITQEELYGTMKDYIGEETLQRLLIIDLLEAEVGDNDYYAEADAEARATMAEYGGEDQFMYVLSQSGFSSVQDYIDQVYMNNLLVDVVENRTEFTDEELQAYYENEEPKIQASHILVDDEKLAKDLIKQLDEGADFAELAKEHSSDGSAAEGGALGSFGPGEMVPEFEAAVYELDKDEYTKEPVQSQYGFHIIKRTGTDEKEEFDAEAVKEKMMAEKLADFNYLQEVLVELVAEADVKIKDDDLKGALDAYKPAEEVAEPEAESAE comes from the coding sequence ATGAATAAAATCGTTTTATCAGCCCTTACACTTGCAACAGCAGCGACTTTAGCTGGTTGTTCAGATGAGAGCGAAGCAGTTGCAACTGCTCCAGGTGGAGACATTACTCAAGAAGAGCTTTATGGAACCATGAAAGATTATATTGGTGAAGAAACACTACAACGTTTGTTGATCATCGATTTATTAGAAGCAGAAGTTGGCGACAATGACTACTACGCTGAGGCGGACGCTGAAGCGCGTGCAACCATGGCTGAGTATGGTGGCGAAGATCAATTTATGTATGTCCTTTCCCAATCCGGTTTTTCTAGTGTTCAAGACTATATTGATCAAGTCTATATGAATAATCTTTTAGTCGACGTGGTCGAAAATCGTACTGAATTTACCGATGAAGAATTACAAGCTTATTATGAGAATGAAGAGCCAAAAATTCAAGCCTCACATATTTTAGTTGATGACGAAAAACTTGCTAAAGATTTAATTAAACAATTAGACGAAGGTGCGGATTTTGCTGAACTAGCAAAAGAACATTCTTCAGATGGATCTGCGGCTGAAGGCGGCGCACTTGGATCATTTGGTCCTGGTGAAATGGTTCCTGAATTTGAAGCAGCCGTTTATGAACTCGACAAAGATGAATATACAAAAGAACCCGTTCAATCACAATATGGTTTCCATATTATTAAACGAACCGGAACAGATGAAAAAGAAGAATTCGATGCCGAAGCTGTCAAAGAAAAGATGATGGCAGAAAAACTAGCTGACTTTAATTACCTTCAAGAAGTTTTAGTTGAACTTGTTGCAGAAGCTGATGTTAAAATTAAAGATGACGATTTAAAAGGTGCACTAGACGCTTATAAACCTGCTGAAGAAGTTGCGGAACCAGAAGCTGAATCAGCTGAATAA
- a CDS encoding YtxH domain-containing protein produces MKDFSQGLMFGAVVGGLMALLNTPRSGMENRKKLKAYIEVNTESFEELSNDLNQLRGALMHLADEGMGVVNTASQEITASVQDFTEKNEPRFRRVAEQVTDLVETVENETAALKSE; encoded by the coding sequence ATGAAAGACTTTTCGCAAGGTTTAATGTTTGGAGCAGTTGTTGGCGGATTGATGGCACTTTTAAATACCCCACGCAGTGGTATGGAAAATAGAAAGAAACTAAAAGCATATATCGAAGTAAACACAGAGTCATTTGAAGAATTAAGTAATGATTTAAATCAGTTAAGAGGCGCGCTCATGCACTTAGCTGATGAAGGTATGGGAGTCGTGAATACGGCATCTCAAGAAATCACTGCTTCGGTACAAGATTTTACTGAAAAAAATGAACCTCGCTTCCGTCGTGTTGCGGAACAAGTGACCGATTTAGTTGAAACGGTAGAAAACGAAACAGCTGCACTTAAATCAGAATAA
- a CDS encoding HIT family protein codes for MTDCIFCKIVNHEIPNYTVYEDDHVLAYLDISQVSKGHTLVIPKKHVADIFEYDQELAATVFSKIPAIARAVKEHDSDIIGMNILNNNGSFAGQSVFHSHFHLIPRYEDTQIDGFGLKWETHNDAYSPEDFEQITQAIKNEMEEIK; via the coding sequence ATGACAGATTGTATTTTTTGTAAAATAGTCAACCACGAAATTCCAAACTACACGGTTTACGAAGATGACCACGTATTGGCTTATCTCGATATCTCTCAAGTTTCTAAAGGACATACGTTAGTTATTCCTAAAAAACACGTTGCTGATATATTCGAATATGATCAAGAATTAGCTGCTACTGTTTTTTCAAAAATACCTGCTATTGCGCGTGCTGTTAAAGAGCATGATTCTGATATAATAGGTATGAATATCTTAAATAATAACGGCTCTTTTGCCGGGCAAAGTGTTTTTCATTCGCATTTCCACCTTATTCCACGTTATGAAGATACACAGATAGATGGGTTTGGTTTAAAATGGGAAACACACAATGATGCCTATTCACCTGAAGATTTTGAACAAATTACTCAAGCAATAAAAAATGAAATGGAGGAAATAAAATGA
- a CDS encoding ABC transporter ATP-binding protein, protein MTLKITNLTGGYSAIPVLEQVSFTVKPGELTGLIGLNGAGKSTTIKHIIGLMQPFSGEIQIESQTLKENPEAYRRSFAFVPETPVLYEELTLREHIEITAMAYELPKEEAMTAALRFVKAFRLEDKMEWFPAYFSKGMKQKVMLVCAFMIDAPVYIIDEPFLGLDPLAIRTFQEIVKEKKAQGAAILMSTHVLSAAERDCDNFVVLHKGQVNVTGTLRDLQAALEMPGASLDELYLQLTEAGMPL, encoded by the coding sequence ATGACACTTAAAATTACAAACCTAACAGGCGGTTATTCCGCCATACCCGTTCTTGAACAGGTTTCCTTCACTGTCAAACCTGGTGAGCTAACAGGCTTAATTGGACTGAATGGAGCAGGTAAAAGTACGACTATTAAACACATTATTGGTCTGATGCAACCATTCTCTGGAGAGATTCAAATCGAAAGCCAAACCTTAAAGGAAAATCCGGAAGCCTATCGCCGTTCGTTTGCCTTTGTTCCCGAGACGCCTGTTCTATATGAAGAGCTAACTTTAAGAGAACACATCGAAATCACCGCTATGGCTTATGAATTACCAAAAGAAGAGGCGATGACGGCGGCGCTTCGCTTCGTAAAAGCTTTTCGCTTAGAAGATAAAATGGAGTGGTTTCCCGCTTATTTTTCAAAAGGAATGAAACAAAAAGTGATGTTAGTTTGTGCATTTATGATTGATGCACCCGTATATATTATCGACGAGCCTTTTTTAGGGCTGGATCCGTTAGCGATTCGCACGTTTCAAGAAATTGTCAAAGAAAAGAAAGCACAAGGAGCCGCTATTTTAATGTCAACTCATGTTCTAAGTGCTGCTGAACGCGATTGCGATAATTTCGTAGTGCTACACAAGGGCCAAGTTAACGTGACTGGAACATTAAGAGACTTGCAAGCGGCTCTTGAAATGCCGGGAGCTAGCTTAGATGAATTATACTTACAGCTGACTGAGGCAGGGATGCCTTTATGA